A genomic region of Anas acuta chromosome 1, bAnaAcu1.1, whole genome shotgun sequence contains the following coding sequences:
- the ZFC3H1 gene encoding zinc finger C3H1 domain-containing protein isoform X2: protein MAAIPPPPPDPSPTWRTDPYWLLAEAGSAFPTPLGAEDYITQRPPRGRSPRSPSRCAIRALSRESAAPGGRRQSAAGRGGGEARGRAALRCAGAAAAARAPPARHRWPGGPMAAAEAAAAPAEAAALDPSGLSPKEEGELEDGEISDDDNNSSGGGAGPYGGSEPGGPAGSARPYSRRRPPPGLRGGLSLSSSARRFPRSRHQPPPELGHLHGHGGYRPKDSFRSHPPPLPAPRMPPGPHPEGGPRLSFWERSHNALDRFRFRGRPYRGGWRWGRSRGGERGGNPPGRPPGGGGGGGGGGGGGGAGFGGQAWREPSPRKSKTFGRSPSRKQNYSSKSESSVEESFEDLLLKYKQIQLELEYINKDERLALSNREENEHDGDKAVDTEDQITVETDSITTDAIKEVSPEEKNPVIAFQAFELKPLRQKLPTPAERSRLKKVKEGTKQVSQKSEGTESAQGSEDKEQTSARKVSGSDVASEKKLLDEEEEMSELQLRLLALQSASKKWQQKEQQVMKESKEKLTKTKTVTQKVKASTKTHSTKKTSATAKQTLRKQQTKTSKKIQQQKELDRRQKEEDQRKQEEEEERRKREEEIRKIRDLSNQEEQYNRFMKLVGGKRRSRSRSSDTDLRWSLDKPSVDSAGGIYQYDNYDEVAMDTDSETNSPASSPAQPPFFECPMAYFPPPVPPISLPLPPPIPPVPSLNQLYMEGISCVSLDPPPPLPPLPPEEPEQPPKPPFADEEEEEEMLLREELLKSLANKRAFRSEETSSNSGPPSPPVPDNLQSVPRSNLSAVSINTVSQPRVQNTKLVRVPRPPRAVITLPKHKSVVVTLNDSDDSESDGEPSNSTNSVFGGLESMIKEARRNVEASKIKAPPKSEKENDPMRTPEALPEDKKIEYRLLKEEIASREKQRLIKSDPLRNNSSPANSDGEVDGIGRIAVVTKQVTEAEAKLKKNKLLLMKDESVLKHLLQQEAKKRENVRIAENKINKLAEQLQATEKILNANKMFLKKLQEQIHKVQQRVTVKKALALKYGEELARAKAVASKEIGKRKLEQDHLGPSKILKLENSPASSPKKHSAELIALEKKRLQQLEYEYALKIQKLKEARALQTKEQSDIAPQAEEESEFALPQPSLHDLTQDKLSLDSEENYFDDEVLSNSNRERRRSFRDSNSYTKPNLKHMDTPKQETINKLSKKAAEEPELFLGLNIDELKRLHAKADSLKELLLKSTAFISPKEDLLCGQEISVDMDFVTSQNKQTEAKPFPFGPYHSPLLVFKSYRFSPYFRTKEKLYLSSVTYSNMIEPKQCFCRFDLTGTCNDDDCQWQHMKDCTLSRKQLFQDILSYNLELIGCSENSTDEEISTATEKYVEKLFGINRDRMSVDQMAVLLASKVNESKSHTPPFTTWKDKRKWRPKYWRKPLLDSSSSEEEQSVGPIKYAHPTEHKKRVPALDAVVTPDDIRYFTSETDDISNLEASVQENPCNVQLWIKLAYKYLNQNEGSSSECLDSTLNVLSRALENNKENPEIWCHYLRLFSKRGTKEEVQEMCETAVEYAPSYQIWWTFLNLENSFDGKDYVCGRMLQFLMEVTEGEENPNLLSFQLLETLLYRVHLSLFTGRHQNALVLLQNALKSANEKIISERLTVSDRCLAWLAYIHLIEFGILPVKFYDPANVGPSRIMNKEPFLIPWQTVEDVKTDPDTLLAMFEDAVKTCTDESLEADKRIAVCFPLYRNMIALLKLLERWESAAELCRSLLELCPNNCPLLESMATLYVQMQQSDSAYQVWIGAFEKNPQNAEIFYQLCKFLISQERSGNVLPLLQDFVGAFFENTYQQHDPMDLLRYLLNFPMPIEFTAPLYKEHLTDDVVNQQIPYLWQIYCLCQSLHTSISEALDAYEAALGAVMQQEIVQNIWLDYLVFINSKVVGSNNKVQEFKLFTDLVNRCLVTVPTRYPIPFSAADYWTNYEFHNKVILFYLSCIPKSQHSKTLERFCSTMPANPGLALRLLLRYWEESNVQILKLQAKMFTYNIPTCLAIWKIAIAAECFLMGQREVHHLYQRALHKLPLCATLWKDVMFSPYDSV from the exons ATGGCggccatcccccccccccccccggaccctTCCCCAACATGGCGGACCGACCCCTATTGGCTCCTAGCGGAGGCGGGATCGGCGTTCCCTACCCCCCTCGGGGCCGAGGACTACATCACCCAGAGACCCCCGCGCGGGCGCTCCCCCCGCTCTCCCAGCCGTTGCGCAATCCGGGCGCTGTCTCGCGAGAGCGCGgcgccgggcgggcggcggcagtcggcggcggggcggggcgggggcgagGCGCGGGGCCGCGCTGCTCTGCGCTGCGCaggagccgccgccgctgctcGCGCTCCGCCTGCCCGGCACCGTTGGCCTGGGGGCCCCATGGCGGCCGCGGAGGCGGCGGCCGCGCCcgcggaggcggcggcgctggATCCTAGCGGGCTGTCCCCGAAGGAGGAGGGCGAGCTGGAAGACGGCGAAATCAGCGACGACGACAACAacagcagcggcggcggcgccgggcccTACGGCGGCTCCGAGCCCGGCGGCCCGGCCGGCAGCGCCAGGCCCTACTCCAGGcgccggccgccccccggcctCCGCGGGGGCCTCTCGCTGTCGTCGTCCGCCCGGCGCTTCCCCCGCTCCCGGCACCAGCCGCCGCCGGAGCTGGGCCACCTGCACGGGCACGGCGGCTACCGGCCCAAGGACTCGTTCCGCTCCCAcccgccgccgctgccggcGCCGCGGATGCCGCCGGGCCCGCACCCGGAGGGCGGCCCCCGGCTCTCCTTCTGGGAGCGCAGCCACAACGCCCTGGACCGGTTCCGCTTCCGAGGCCGGCCCTACAGGGGCGGCTGGCGCTGGGGCAGGAGCCGGGGCGGCGAGCGGGGAGGCAACCCGCCGGGGAGGCCgcccggaggaggaggaggaggaggaggaggaggagggggaggcgGCGCCGGCTTCGGCGGCCAGGCCTGGAGGGAGCCCTCGCCTCGCAAAT CCAAAACTTTTGGGAGGTCCCCATCTAGAAAGCAGAACTACTCTTCTAAAAGTGAGAGCTCTGTGGAAGAAAGCTTTGAGGATCTGCTCTTGAAGTATAAGCAGATCCAGTTAGAGCTTGAATACATTAATAAAGATGAAAGACTGGCTCTGAgcaacagggaagaaaatgaacatgaTGGTGATAAAGCGGTGGACACTGAGGACCAAATAACTGTAGAAACTGACAGTATTACAACAGATGCTATAAAAGAAGTTTCTCCTGAGGAGAAAAATCCGGTTATAGCCTTTCAGGCATTTGAACTGAAACCTCTCAGACAAAAACTGCCTACTCCAGCTGAGAGGAGCAGgttaaaaaaagtcaaagaaggAACAAAGCAGGTATCACAAAAATCTGAAGGCACAGAATCTGCCCAAG gtTCAGAAGACAAAGAACAAACGTCAGCGCGAAAAGTTAGTGGTTCAGATGTGGCATCTGAAAAG aagctgcttgatgaagaggaagagatgTCTGAATTGCAGCTTAGGCTTCTTGCACTTCAGTCTGCTAGTAAAAAATGgcaacaaaaagaacaacaggtgatgaaggaaagcaaggaaaaactaacaaaaacgAAAACTGTAACACAAAAAGTCAAAGCCAGTACAAAAACACATTCAACAAAAAAAACGAGTGCTACAG CCAAGCAAACTTTAAGGAAACAACAGACAAAGACATCAAAGAAGatacagcagcaaaaggaaCTAGACAGGCGTCAGAAAGAAGAAGACCAGAGGAaacaagaagaggaagaggagagacgaaagagagaagaagaaatcagaaaaattaGGGACCTCTCAAATCAAGAAGAGCAGTACAATCGGTTTATGAAGCTAGTTGGAGGAAAGAGGAGATCAAGAAGCAGG TCTTCAGATACAGACTTGAGATGGTCTTTGGATAAACCGTCTGTGGATAGTGCAGGAGGCATATATCAGTATGATAATTATGATGAAGTTGCTATGGATACAGATAGCGAAACTAACTCTCCAG CTTCctctccagcacagcctccttTCTTTGAGTGTCCAATGGCGTATTTTCCACCTCCAGTACCACCAATTTCTCTACCGCTTCCGCCTCCAATTCCA CCTGTACCATCTTTGAACCAACTTTATATGGAGGgtatttcctgtgtttctcTTGATCCGCCTCCACCTCTACCACCTCTTCCACCTGAGGAGCCTGAGCAGCCACCAAAACCTCCATTTGcagatgaggaagaagaagaggagatgCTCTTACGAGAAGAGCTACTCAAGTCTCTAGCTAACAAACGAGCTTTCAGATCCGAG gaAACTTCAAGTAACAGTGGTCCACCTTCCCCTCCTGTTCCAGATAATTTGCAGTCTGTGCCAAGAAGCAATCTGTCTGCTGTCAGTATTAATACTGTCTCTCAGCCACGGGTACAAAATACAAAGTTAGTTAGAGTACCAAGGCCTCCACGAGCAGTGATCACA cttccAAAACACAAGTCTGTTGTGGTTACATTAAATGATTCAGATGATAGTGAGTCTGATGGAGAGCCATCTAATTCAACTAACAGTGTGTTTGGAGGACTAGAATCCATGATaaaagaagcaagaagaaatgTTGAG GCTTCAAAAATCAAAGCCCCTCCAAAATcggaaaaagaaaatgatccaATGAGAACTCCAGAGGCTCTACCAGAAGACAAGAAGATAGAGTACAGACTCTTAAAAGAAGAGATTGCCAG TCGTGAGAAGCAGCGTTTAATTAAATCCGATCCACTGAGGAACAATTCGTCCCCTGCAAACTCTGATGGTGAAGTTGATGGAATTGGGAGAATAGCAGTAGTGACAAAACAAGTTACAGAAGCAGAAGCGAAGCTGAAGAAGAATAA ACTTCTGTTGATGAAGGATGAATCTGTCTTGAAACATTTGTTGCAACAAGAGGCCAAGAAGAGAGAGAATGTTCgaattgctgaaaacaaaattaacaaattGGCTGAACAGCTACAAGCAACAGAGAAGATCTTGAATGCTAATAAAATGTTTCTCAAGAAGCTTCAGGAACAA attCATAAAGTTCAACAACGAGTAACAGTAAAAAAAGCTCTGGCATTGAAATATGGGGAAGAACTTGCTCGAGCAAAAGCAGTAGCAAGTAAGGAAATTGGGAAACGAAAACTGGAGCAAGATCACCTTGGA ccaAGCAAAATATTGAAATTGGAGAACTCCCCTGCATCAAGTCCAAAAAAGCATTCAGCAGAATTGATTGCATTAGAGAAAAAACGACTGCAGCAATTAGAGTACGAGTATGCTCTGAAGATTCAGAAATTGAAAGAGGCTCGCGCACTTCAGACCAAGGAACAATCCGATATTGCACCTCAGGCAGAAGAGGAATCTGAATTTGCATTACCTCAGCCATCACTTCATGATCTCACACAGGATAAATTGTCTTTGGACAGTGAAGAAAACTACTTCGATGATGAAGTTCTATCTAACTCAAACCGAGAACGAAGGAGATCTTTCAGAGACTCTAATTCTTATACTAAACCAAATCTTAAACACATGGACACTCCAAAACAAGAAACTATAAACAAACTTTCTAAAAAGGCAGCGGAGGAGCCTGAGCTTTTCCTTGGGTTGAATATTGATGAACTGAAAAGACTTCATGCTAAAGCTGACAGCTTGAAAGAGCTGTTACTGAAAAGTACTGCCTTTATATCACCCAAGGAAGATCTATTGTGTGGTCAG GAAATTTCAGTGGATATGGATTTTGTTAcatcacaaaataaacaaactgaagCAAAACCATTTCCATTTGGACCTTATCATAGTCCTCTTCTAGTATTTAAATCCTACAG GTTTAGTCCGTATTTCCGAACCAAGGAAAAATTGTACCTCAGTTCAGTAACCTATAGCAATATGATTGAGCCAAAACAGTGTTTCTGCCGTTTTGATTTAACAGGCACGTGTAATGATGATGACTGTCAGTG gcaGCACATGAAAGATTGCACTCTGAGCCGAAAGCAGCTGTTTCAGGATATTCTTTCTTACAATTTAGAACTGATTGGTTGTTCAGAAAATAGCACAGATGAGGAAATCAGCACTGCCACAG aaaaatatgttgaaaaacTTTTTGGTATAAATAGAGACCGTATGTCAGTGGATCAGATGGCTGTTCTTCTGGCTAGCAAGGTCAATGAGAGTAAAAGTCACA CGCCTCCCTTTACAACAtggaaagataaaaggaaatggAGACCGAAGTACTGGAGAAAACCTCTATTAGATAGTAGCAGCAGCGAGGAGGAACAGTCTGTTGGCCCTATTAAATATG cCCACCCTacagaacacaaaaaaagagTTCCAGCTCTTGATGCTGTGGTGACTCCAGATGATATCCGATATTTTACAAGTGAGACCGATGATATTTCCAACTTGGAGGCAAGTGTCCAAGAAAACCCTTGTAATGTACAGCTTTGGATTAAACTTGCATACAAATATTTGAATCAAAACGAAGG CTCATCATCTGAGTGTTTGGATTCtactttaaatgttttgtctcGAGCTCTtgagaacaacaaagaaaatccagaaatctGGTGTCATTACCTCAGACTGTTCTCAAAACGAGGAACAAAGGAGGAGGTACAGGAAATGTGTGAAACAGCAGTGGAATATGCCCCATCCTATCAAATCTGGTGGACA TTCTTGAATTTGGAGAATTCCTTTGATGGAAAAGACTATGTATGTGGGAGGATGCTACAGTTCCTAATGGAAGTgacagagggagaagaaaatccCAATCTCTTGTCCTTCCAGCTTCTGGAGACTCTCCTGTACAGAGTTCACTTAAGCCTGTTTACAGGAAGACATCAGAACGCTCTTGTTCTGCTGCAG AATGCCTTAAAATCAGCAAATGAAAAGATAATATCAGAACGCCTTACTGTAAGTGATCGTTGCTTGGCTTGGCTGGCTTACATACATTTAATTGAATTCGGCATTCTCCCAGTCAAGTTCTATGATCCAGCTAATGTCGGTCCTTCAAGGATAATGAACAAAGAGCCATTTTTAATACCATGGCAAACAGTTGAAGATGTGAAGACTGATCCTGATACGCTGTTAGCTATGTTTGAAG ATGCAGTCAAAACATGTACTGATGAGAGCCTTGAGGCTGACAAAAGAATAGCTGTCTGCTTTCCACTCTACAGAAACATGATAGCTTTGTTGAAGCTTCTTGAAAG GTGGGAATCTGCTGCAGAACTTTGTAGATCTTTATTGGAGCTCTGCCCTAACAACTGCCCACTCTTGGAGAGTATGGCCACCTTGTACGTGCAGATGCAGCAGAGCGATAGTGCCTACCAAGTGTGGATTGGAGCATTTGAGAAGAATCCTCAGAATGCAGAGATCTTTTATCAGTTATGTAAATTCCTTATTTCACAG gaaaggtcAGGCAATGTTCTTCCACTGTTACAAGATTTTGTGGGAGCTTTCTTTGAGAATACCTACCAACAGCATGATCCCATGGATCTCTTAAG ATATCTCCTGAATTTTCCAATGCCAATTGAATTTACAGCGCCTCTCTATAAAGAACACCTTACAGATGATGTTGTAAACCAGCAAATCCCATATCTGTGGCAGATATACTG